A single genomic interval of Dyella sp. GSA-30 harbors:
- the bla gene encoding class A beta-lactamase, whose amino-acid sequence MDRRSLLKGTLLGAAALALRPQLSLANSAHGTDSRLAALERQHGGRLGVAVLDTGSGQRIAYRADERFLMCSTFKLLAASAVLARVDQGMEKLDRRVVFGKDVVLSYAPITSLHVGGQGMTVGELCEAAITVSDNTAANLLLTSLNGPPAITAFARRMGDNITRLDRTEPELNVSSPGDIRDTTTPNAMLADLQKLSLGDVLTKASREQLTAWLRATSTGKDALRAGLPAGWTAGDKTGSGAHGERNDVAIVWPPNRKPLLIAAYYVNPNTDDAGRNRVLAEVGRIASMSTTGAA is encoded by the coding sequence ATGGATCGTCGAAGCTTGCTGAAAGGCACCTTGCTTGGCGCAGCCGCGCTTGCTCTCCGTCCTCAGCTCTCACTTGCCAACAGCGCGCATGGCACGGACAGCAGGCTAGCGGCATTGGAACGCCAGCACGGCGGACGGCTGGGCGTTGCAGTGCTCGATACCGGCAGCGGGCAACGCATCGCGTATCGCGCCGATGAACGCTTCCTGATGTGCAGCACGTTCAAGCTGCTGGCGGCGAGCGCGGTACTGGCGCGAGTGGATCAGGGTATGGAGAAGCTCGATCGACGCGTAGTGTTCGGTAAGGATGTGGTGCTGTCCTATGCCCCCATTACCTCGCTGCACGTTGGCGGCCAGGGCATGACGGTCGGCGAGCTGTGCGAGGCCGCGATTACGGTCAGCGACAATACCGCGGCCAATCTGCTGCTGACCAGCCTGAATGGGCCTCCGGCGATCACCGCGTTCGCGCGCCGCATGGGGGACAACATAACGCGGCTGGATCGCACGGAGCCTGAGCTCAACGTGTCGAGCCCGGGCGATATACGCGATACGACGACACCCAACGCCATGCTCGCCGACCTGCAGAAATTGTCGCTAGGCGATGTGCTTACCAAGGCATCTCGCGAACAGCTGACGGCGTGGCTGCGCGCGACATCCACCGGGAAAGATGCATTACGCGCCGGGTTGCCTGCTGGGTGGACCGCCGGCGATAAAACCGGAAGTGGCGCCCATGGCGAGCGTAATGACGTCGCGATTGTCTGGCCACCGAATCGCAAGCCCCTGTTGATCGCTGCGTATTACGTCAATCCAAATACCGATGACGCCGGCCGCAATCGTGTGCTTGCCGAGGTGGGGCGCATTGCCTCGATGTCTACGACTGGCGCGGCGTGA
- a CDS encoding LysR family transcriptional regulator — protein sequence MDKLQAMRTFVRVVEAGSFSAVAKESNTTQSAVSKQVAALENVLGAKLLIRTTRSLALTEEGERYFEQVRRVVAEIAEAETSLKHGEQQLKGWLRVAASVGFGRLKLMPLVQTFLAAHPAVKIDVRLNDGFIDLVERGIDVAVRIGELPDSSLIARPIGVSRRELVAHRNYLRNLPKGIKPPKSPDDLGQHNCIVYTEATMRNAWRLSAGPGAADPEGTVRIIKVEGNLQTDSSEVIRTSVLAGMGIGYAPSWLFGDEIARGEVVRVLPDWSVRSPIHVVMPQERRHSAKVRAFSDHLAQGWAEA from the coding sequence ATGGACAAGCTGCAAGCCATGAGGACCTTTGTCCGTGTCGTCGAAGCGGGGAGCTTTTCCGCCGTGGCCAAGGAGTCCAACACCACGCAAAGTGCGGTGAGCAAGCAGGTGGCCGCACTTGAAAATGTTCTCGGCGCGAAGCTGCTGATTCGCACGACGCGTTCGCTTGCGCTGACCGAAGAGGGCGAGCGCTACTTTGAGCAAGTCAGGCGCGTGGTTGCGGAAATCGCCGAAGCGGAAACGTCGCTGAAGCATGGCGAGCAGCAATTGAAGGGCTGGCTGCGCGTCGCCGCATCGGTCGGCTTTGGCCGGCTGAAACTGATGCCCCTGGTTCAGACCTTTCTGGCTGCGCATCCGGCGGTAAAGATCGACGTGCGGCTCAATGATGGTTTTATCGATCTGGTGGAACGCGGCATCGATGTGGCGGTGCGCATTGGCGAGCTGCCGGACAGCAGTCTGATCGCGCGGCCCATCGGAGTATCGCGGCGTGAATTGGTGGCGCATCGCAACTATCTGCGCAACCTGCCCAAGGGGATCAAGCCACCCAAGTCGCCGGACGACTTGGGGCAGCACAACTGCATCGTCTATACCGAAGCGACCATGCGCAATGCCTGGCGTCTTAGCGCTGGACCGGGTGCGGCCGATCCCGAGGGTACCGTGCGCATCATCAAGGTCGAGGGCAATTTGCAGACTGACAGTAGCGAAGTCATCCGCACATCGGTGCTCGCAGGCATGGGCATCGGCTATGCGCCTTCGTGGCTATTCGGGGATGAAATCGCTCGCGGCGAGGTGGTCCGTGTGTTGCCCGATTGGTCGGTACGCTCGCCCATTCATGTCGTCATGCCGCAAGAGCGGCGCCACTCGGCCAAGGTCAGAGCCTTCTCCGATCATCTCGCCCAGGGATGGGCTGAGGCATGA
- a CDS encoding carboxymuconolactone decarboxylase family protein: MSKFNVPTRDEVSPANQVLFDNLTKGLGKVPNLYATLAYSEHALGSYLALQNAKSSVTGKAREVVNLVVSEVNRCEYCLAAHTVIGKMNGFTDAQVLEIRGGTASFDSKLDALARLVKNTATERGHADPALVDAFLAAGWTKENLVDVIVIIGDKTVTNYLHGVTGVAVDFPAADKLAA; the protein is encoded by the coding sequence ATGTCCAAGTTCAACGTCCCCACTCGCGATGAAGTCTCTCCGGCCAATCAGGTGTTGTTCGACAACCTCACGAAGGGCTTGGGTAAAGTGCCCAATCTCTATGCCACCCTGGCCTATTCCGAGCACGCACTCGGCAGCTACCTCGCGTTGCAGAATGCCAAGAGCAGCGTGACGGGCAAGGCCCGTGAAGTCGTCAACCTGGTAGTCAGCGAAGTCAACCGCTGCGAGTACTGCCTTGCCGCACATACGGTCATCGGCAAGATGAATGGGTTCACGGATGCGCAGGTGCTGGAAATCCGCGGTGGTACGGCAAGTTTCGATAGCAAGCTCGACGCACTGGCTCGCCTGGTGAAGAACACCGCCACCGAGCGCGGTCATGCCGATCCGGCGCTGGTCGATGCTTTTCTCGCTGCTGGTTGGACCAAGGAAAATCTTGTGGATGTCATCGTCATCATCGGCGACAAGACGGTGACCAATTATCTGCACGGCGTTACCGGTGTGGCTGTGGATTTCCCGGCTGCGGACAAGCTCGCCGCTTGA